A single genomic interval of Nocardioides nitrophenolicus harbors:
- a CDS encoding adenylosuccinate synthase codes for MPAIVIVGAQWGDEGKGKATDHLGSQVDYVVKFNGGNNAGHTVVIGDEKYALHLLPSGILTPGCTPVIGNGVVVDIDVLFQEIDGLEGRGVDTSKLKLSANAHVIADYNRTIDKVTERFLGSRRIGTTGRGIGPTYADKMNRIGIRVQDLFDEKILTQKVEGALELKGQILTKIYNRRAPSVEQTVEGLLAHAERLAPYVCDTGLLLSQALDRDEVVLMEAGQATLLDVDHGTYPFVTSSSAISAGACTGTGIPPTRIDQVIAIAKAYTTRVGEGPFPTELHDDNGEFLRKAGWEYGTTTGRPRRCGWMDTVITRYAARVNGVTDFVLTKLDTLTGLPELPVAVAYDVDGVRHDEMPVNQTDFHHAVPIYENLPGWSEDISGCRSFDELPKAAQEYVEFVEERSGARISVVGVGPEREQAVVRHALR; via the coding sequence ATGCCGGCAATCGTGATCGTCGGAGCCCAGTGGGGCGACGAGGGCAAGGGCAAGGCGACCGACCACCTCGGCAGCCAGGTCGACTACGTCGTGAAGTTCAACGGCGGCAACAACGCCGGCCACACCGTGGTCATCGGCGACGAGAAGTACGCCCTCCACCTGCTGCCCAGCGGCATCCTGACCCCCGGCTGCACGCCCGTCATCGGCAACGGCGTGGTCGTCGACATCGACGTGCTCTTCCAGGAGATCGACGGCCTCGAGGGCCGCGGTGTCGACACGAGCAAGCTCAAGCTCAGCGCCAACGCGCACGTCATCGCCGACTACAACCGCACCATCGACAAGGTCACCGAGCGCTTCCTCGGCTCCCGCCGGATCGGTACGACGGGCCGCGGCATCGGCCCGACGTACGCCGACAAGATGAACCGGATCGGCATCCGGGTCCAGGACCTGTTCGACGAGAAGATCCTGACCCAGAAGGTCGAGGGCGCCCTCGAGCTCAAGGGCCAGATCCTCACCAAGATCTACAACCGCCGCGCGCCCTCGGTGGAGCAGACCGTCGAGGGCCTGCTGGCCCACGCGGAGCGGCTGGCGCCGTACGTCTGCGACACGGGGCTGCTGCTCAGCCAGGCCCTGGACCGCGACGAGGTCGTGCTGATGGAGGCCGGCCAGGCGACGCTGCTCGACGTCGACCACGGCACCTACCCGTTCGTGACGTCCAGCAGCGCGATCTCGGCCGGCGCGTGCACCGGCACCGGCATCCCGCCGACCCGGATCGACCAGGTGATCGCGATCGCCAAGGCCTACACCACCCGCGTCGGCGAGGGCCCGTTCCCGACCGAGCTCCACGACGACAACGGCGAGTTCCTGCGCAAGGCCGGCTGGGAGTACGGCACCACCACCGGCCGCCCCCGCCGCTGCGGCTGGATGGACACCGTGATCACCCGCTACGCCGCGCGGGTCAACGGCGTCACCGACTTCGTGCTGACCAAGCTCGACACCCTCACCGGCCTGCCCGAGCTCCCCGTCGCGGTCGCGTACGACGTCGACGGGGTCCGCCACGACGAGATGCCGGTCAACCAGACCGACTTCCACCACGCCGTGCCGATCTACGAGAACCTCCCCGGCTGGTCCGAGGACATCTCCGGCTGCCGGTCCTTCGACGAGCTGCCGAAGGCCGCGCAGGAGTACGTCGAGTTCGTCGAGGAGCGCTCCGGCGCGCGGATCTCGGTCGTCGGCGTGGGTCCGGAGCGCGAGCAGGCGGTCGTCAGGCACGCCCTGCGCTGA
- a CDS encoding nuclear transport factor 2 family protein — MGASRETILETIQHYVDLVATGSSADVVALYADGATVEDPVGSEVRTTREQIAEFYGTLDGLEQTGRLLFARVAGNEAAFSFELATKAGDQTYTLAPIDVMTFDDDGRILSMRAFWSGEDMVVS, encoded by the coding sequence ATGGGCGCCAGCCGCGAGACCATCCTCGAGACCATCCAGCACTACGTCGACCTCGTCGCGACCGGTTCGTCGGCCGACGTCGTCGCGCTGTACGCCGACGGAGCCACCGTCGAGGACCCGGTCGGCTCCGAGGTCCGCACCACCCGCGAGCAGATCGCCGAGTTCTACGGCACCCTCGACGGCCTCGAGCAGACCGGCCGCCTGCTGTTCGCCCGGGTCGCCGGCAACGAGGCCGCGTTCTCCTTCGAGCTCGCCACCAAGGCCGGCGACCAGACCTACACCCTCGCCCCCATCGACGTGATGACCTTCGACGACGACGGCCGGATCCTCAGCATGCGGGCGTTCTGGTCCGGCGAGGACATGGTCGTCAGCTGA
- a CDS encoding carboxyl transferase domain-containing protein, translating into MSSPRRWTARELIDLVLDEGSYESWDTPVDISGHGAAYQAELRAAAEKAGTDESVLTGRGTVRGRPVAFVVNEFRFLAGSIGVAAATRIAAAVRRATAEGLPVLASTSSGGTRMQEGTRAFVQMVEISRALMEHRGAGLPYLVHLRHPTTGGVYASWGSLGHVTVAEPGALVGFLGPKVYEALNGEPFPSGVQVAENLAAHGVIDAVIPVESIPALVDHALGVLVDPPSAPALERRDPVAPGTTLDHPVWEDIEATRGDGRVGVRDLIRYGAASTLRLKGTDEGERDDTVLIALTRLDGQPCVLVGQDRSRQTPATPMGPGALREARRAMELAEELRLPLVTVIDTPGAELSQRAEEGAMAGEIARCIAGLVTMTVPTVSVILGQGCGGGALALLPARTVLATERGWLSPLPPEGASVIVHGEPSRAAEMAARQKVGALDLLADGDVHGVVPEAEGDTPETLARAVVAEIAARLADPAESGS; encoded by the coding sequence ATGAGCTCCCCTCGCCGCTGGACCGCCCGTGAGCTGATCGACCTCGTGCTCGACGAGGGCTCCTACGAGTCGTGGGACACGCCGGTCGACATCAGTGGGCACGGCGCGGCGTACCAGGCCGAGCTGCGCGCGGCCGCCGAGAAGGCCGGCACCGACGAGTCCGTGCTGACCGGCCGTGGGACGGTGCGCGGACGGCCGGTGGCCTTCGTGGTCAACGAGTTCCGGTTCCTGGCCGGCTCGATCGGCGTCGCCGCCGCCACCCGGATCGCGGCCGCCGTACGCCGCGCCACGGCCGAGGGCCTGCCCGTCCTGGCGAGCACGTCGTCGGGCGGCACCCGGATGCAGGAGGGCACCCGGGCGTTCGTGCAGATGGTCGAGATCTCGCGGGCGCTGATGGAGCACCGCGGCGCCGGGCTGCCGTATCTCGTCCACCTGCGGCATCCCACCACCGGCGGCGTCTACGCCTCGTGGGGCTCGCTCGGGCACGTCACCGTCGCCGAGCCGGGCGCGCTGGTCGGCTTCCTCGGGCCGAAGGTCTACGAGGCGCTCAACGGCGAGCCGTTCCCGTCCGGGGTGCAGGTCGCCGAGAACCTCGCCGCCCACGGCGTGATCGACGCCGTCATCCCGGTGGAGAGCATCCCAGCGCTCGTCGACCACGCGCTCGGCGTACTCGTCGACCCGCCGTCGGCGCCCGCCCTCGAGCGCCGCGACCCGGTCGCGCCCGGCACGACGCTCGACCACCCGGTGTGGGAGGACATCGAGGCCACGCGGGGCGACGGGCGGGTCGGCGTACGCGACCTGATCAGGTACGGCGCCGCCAGCACCCTGCGGCTCAAGGGCACTGACGAGGGCGAGCGCGACGACACCGTTCTCATCGCCCTCACCCGGCTCGACGGGCAGCCGTGCGTGCTCGTCGGCCAGGACCGCTCGCGCCAGACGCCGGCGACCCCGATGGGACCGGGCGCGCTGCGGGAGGCGCGGCGCGCGATGGAGCTCGCCGAGGAGCTGCGGCTGCCGCTCGTCACCGTCATCGACACCCCCGGTGCCGAGCTGTCGCAGCGCGCCGAGGAGGGCGCGATGGCCGGCGAGATCGCCCGCTGCATCGCCGGTCTGGTCACCATGACCGTGCCCACGGTCTCGGTCATCCTCGGCCAGGGCTGCGGCGGCGGCGCACTCGCCCTGCTGCCCGCCCGCACCGTGCTCGCGACCGAGCGCGGCTGGCTGTCGCCGCTGCCGCCCGAGGGCGCCAGCGTGATCGTGCACGGCGAGCCGTCCCGCGCCGCCGAGATGGCCGCCCGGCAGAAGGTGGGCGCGCTGGACCTGCTCGCGGACGGGGACGTGCACGGCGTCGTACCGGAGGCTGAGGGGGACACCCCTGAGACGCTCGCCCGGGCGGTCGTGGCGGAGATCGCCGCCCGTCTCGCCGACCCGGCAGAAAGTGGCTCCTGA
- a CDS encoding diacylglycerol/lipid kinase family protein — MATRLLLITNGGAGTADREAVDAALAVLREHAEVEVVATSSPEELDDVLDTAAERTVVVAGGDGSVHAVVQALHTRGDLTGRTLALIPLGTGNDFARTLGLPLDAAEAARVVTGGVTRPTDLVVDEDGQVTVNSVHLGAGAEAGKRGARWKERLGRVGYPIGALQTALNPPSLRVRVEVDDAVVVDVDQPVLMVAVGNGASVGGGTELTPDAEPHDGEVDVLVATPRGPLARLGYLVRLPFARHEQHGDVRILRGRTVRVSGTPFDCNSDGEIDGPVRSRTWRVLPAAYGMVVPRS; from the coding sequence GTGGCCACGAGACTGCTCCTCATCACGAACGGCGGCGCGGGTACGGCGGACCGCGAGGCCGTGGACGCCGCCCTGGCCGTCCTTCGCGAGCACGCCGAGGTCGAGGTGGTCGCGACCTCCTCGCCGGAGGAGCTCGACGACGTGCTCGACACCGCGGCCGAGCGCACCGTCGTCGTCGCGGGCGGCGACGGCAGCGTGCACGCGGTCGTCCAGGCACTGCACACCCGCGGCGACCTGACCGGCCGTACCCTCGCGCTGATCCCGCTCGGCACCGGCAACGACTTCGCCCGCACCCTCGGCCTGCCCCTCGACGCCGCCGAGGCGGCCCGCGTGGTGACCGGCGGCGTGACCCGCCCCACCGACCTGGTGGTCGACGAGGACGGCCAGGTGACCGTCAACAGCGTCCATCTCGGCGCCGGCGCGGAGGCGGGCAAGCGCGGCGCGCGGTGGAAGGAGCGGCTGGGCCGGGTCGGCTACCCGATCGGGGCGCTGCAGACCGCGCTCAACCCGCCCAGCCTGCGGGTGCGTGTCGAGGTGGACGACGCGGTGGTCGTCGACGTCGACCAGCCGGTGCTCATGGTCGCGGTCGGCAACGGCGCCTCGGTGGGCGGCGGCACCGAGCTCACCCCCGACGCCGAGCCCCACGACGGCGAGGTGGACGTGCTGGTCGCGACGCCGCGCGGACCGCTCGCGCGCCTGGGCTACCTGGTGCGGCTGCCGTTCGCGCGTCACGAGCAGCACGGCGACGTCCGCATCCTGCGCGGGCGCACGGTCCGGGTGAGCGGCACGCCGTTCGACTGCAACAGCGACGGGGAGATCGACGGCCCGGTGCGCTCGCGGACCTGGCGGGTGCTGCCGGCGGCGTACGGGATGGTGGTCCCGCGCTCCTAG
- the lysS gene encoding lysine--tRNA ligase, translating to MARGQSNQQQDPADWVTRTADLALRHAEQVNGGTLPDLVTCASGISPSGPIHLGNLREFLTVHFVAEEIRRRGINVRHLHSWDDYDRFRKVPAGVDTAWNEHIGRPLSAVPDPTGEFANWGERYKAPLRAALVEMGCDMVEVDQTAMYRSGAYREQVLTAIRKRGEIETVMARFRTKKVEGAAEADESTAEEESGHGSTEDLARFPYKPYCRGCGRDTVTLTSYDDETTDLAYTCDVCGDSYVTNVATQDEGKLVWKVDWPMRWTFEGVHFEPGGVDHASPGSSYTVGKEIVGPIFGGTAPSFVGYSFVGVAGMPKMSSSKGGVPTAAEALRILEAPILRWLYARRQPKQAFNVDFGQEVLRLYDEWDALTRKAAIPEKRDAAVLAWERASATSTAGTLPTPAVVVPFRMLSSVADVTAGSREITARTVGAAEADLEPRLTKAATWITAYVDPDERTTVRASADTARLAALDADEERWLGLLLDGLPERFDSADSVEELTTLIYGVPKLARGLAVEDAPTDEVKADQKAFFKLLYHLLVDAERGPRLPTLFAALGPERVRALLAR from the coding sequence GTGGCACGTGGACAGAGCAACCAGCAGCAGGACCCCGCCGACTGGGTGACCCGGACCGCCGACCTGGCGCTGCGGCACGCCGAGCAGGTCAACGGCGGCACCCTGCCCGACCTGGTGACCTGCGCGTCCGGGATCAGCCCGTCCGGACCGATCCACCTCGGCAACCTGCGCGAGTTCCTCACCGTGCACTTCGTGGCCGAGGAGATCCGCCGCCGCGGCATCAACGTGCGCCACCTGCACAGCTGGGACGACTACGACCGCTTCCGCAAGGTGCCGGCCGGCGTCGACACCGCCTGGAACGAGCACATCGGCCGCCCGCTGTCGGCCGTTCCCGACCCGACCGGGGAGTTCGCCAACTGGGGCGAGCGCTACAAGGCGCCGCTGCGGGCAGCGCTGGTCGAGATGGGCTGCGACATGGTCGAGGTCGACCAGACCGCGATGTACCGCTCCGGCGCCTACCGGGAGCAGGTCCTCACCGCGATCCGCAAGCGCGGCGAGATCGAGACCGTGATGGCCCGCTTCCGCACCAAGAAGGTCGAGGGCGCTGCGGAGGCCGACGAGTCCACCGCCGAGGAGGAGTCCGGGCACGGCTCGACCGAGGACCTGGCCCGCTTCCCCTACAAGCCCTACTGCCGCGGCTGCGGCCGCGACACCGTCACCCTCACCTCGTACGACGACGAGACGACCGACCTCGCCTACACCTGCGACGTGTGCGGCGACTCCTACGTCACCAACGTCGCCACCCAGGACGAGGGCAAGCTGGTCTGGAAGGTCGACTGGCCGATGCGGTGGACCTTCGAGGGCGTCCACTTCGAGCCCGGCGGCGTCGACCACGCGTCCCCGGGGTCGTCCTACACCGTCGGCAAGGAGATCGTCGGCCCGATCTTCGGCGGCACCGCGCCGTCGTTCGTCGGCTACTCGTTCGTCGGCGTCGCCGGCATGCCGAAGATGTCGTCGTCGAAGGGCGGCGTGCCGACCGCGGCCGAGGCGCTGCGGATCCTCGAGGCGCCGATCCTGCGCTGGCTCTACGCCCGCAGGCAGCCCAAGCAGGCGTTCAACGTCGACTTCGGGCAGGAGGTGCTGCGCCTGTACGACGAGTGGGACGCGCTGACGAGGAAGGCCGCGATCCCGGAGAAGCGGGACGCCGCGGTGCTCGCGTGGGAGCGGGCCTCGGCGACGTCGACGGCGGGGACGCTGCCGACGCCGGCGGTCGTCGTCCCCTTCCGGATGCTGTCGTCGGTCGCCGACGTGACCGCCGGATCGCGGGAGATCACCGCGCGCACCGTCGGCGCCGCCGAGGCCGACCTCGAGCCGCGGCTGACCAAGGCCGCCACCTGGATCACCGCGTACGTCGACCCCGACGAGCGCACCACCGTCCGCGCGAGCGCCGACACGGCCCGGCTCGCCGCACTCGACGCCGACGAGGAGCGCTGGCTGGGCCTCCTGCTCGACGGCCTGCCCGAACGCTTCGACTCGGCCGACTCGGTCGAGGAGCTGACCACGCTGATCTACGGCGTGCCCAAGCTGGCCCGCGGCCTGGCCGTCGAGGACGCGCCCACCGACGAGGTGAAGGCCGACCAGAAGGCGTTCTTCAAGCTGCTCTACCACCTGCTCGTGGACGCCGAGCGCGGGCCGCGGCTGCCGACGCTGTTCGCGGCGCTGGGTCCGGAGCGGGTGCGCGCGCTGCTCGCCCGCTGA
- a CDS encoding DUF3151 domain-containing protein — protein MSITPGADLMAGPPPTHLPVDPAEALLEEGHAPADVVRRLPASPLAWAAFAEQARDEGADDVTVYAYSRVGYHRSLDLLRRNGWKGHGPVPWEHEPNRGFLRSLALLALAARAIGESDEWERCSGFLRDSSPTAYDELLG, from the coding sequence ATGAGCATCACGCCCGGCGCCGACCTGATGGCCGGCCCCCCGCCCACGCACCTGCCCGTCGACCCCGCGGAGGCGCTCCTCGAGGAGGGCCACGCGCCCGCCGACGTCGTACGACGGCTGCCCGCCTCGCCCCTCGCCTGGGCGGCCTTCGCCGAGCAGGCCCGCGACGAGGGCGCCGACGACGTGACGGTCTACGCCTACTCCCGTGTCGGCTACCACCGCTCGCTCGACCTGCTGCGCCGCAACGGCTGGAAGGGCCATGGCCCGGTGCCGTGGGAGCACGAGCCGAACCGCGGCTTCCTGCGCTCGCTGGCGCTGCTGGCCCTCGCCGCCCGCGCGATCGGCGAGAGCGACGAGTGGGAGCGCTGCTCGGGCTTCCTGCGCGACTCCAGCCCCACGGCGTACGACGAGCTGCTGGGCTGA
- a CDS encoding DHA2 family efflux MFS transporter permease subunit: MTRNAPSSAPTETPGQALNPWPALWALVLGFFMILVDLTIVTVATPTIIEDLDASVNDVVWVSSAYMLAYAVPVLITGRLGDRFGSKYLYLAGLTVFTLASLWCGLTTTVEGLIVARVVQGFGASMMTPQTMAIITRIFPPAQRGSAMAVWGATAGVAMVVGPLLGGVLTDGLGWEWIFFVNIPVGLVAFVMAWRLVPALPTHAHRFDWLGVALSGAAMFLLCFGIQEGHQKDWAPWIIAMIAGGAVVLVAFIAWQRFNRAEPLVPLELFRDRNFSVSTVAITCMGAIAASFGFPLMLYAQAVRGYSPTGAALLMLPMAVMSILLARLVGRLSDQQHPRWVLGFGFATSLVGFLGLIWRLEPGVAVWELAVPMALIGVGNAFIWAPTATTANRNLPMHQAGAGAGVYNATRQVGSVLGAAAIAVLMDARLAHYLPGAAAHGEAGAAQIPDPHIADLFSRAMQQSLWLPAAMYLVGLVAVMFYERPRHEGFGQAAVQE, from the coding sequence GTGACCCGGAACGCACCCTCCTCCGCTCCCACCGAGACGCCCGGCCAGGCGCTGAACCCCTGGCCGGCGCTGTGGGCGCTCGTCCTCGGGTTCTTCATGATCCTGGTCGACCTCACCATCGTCACCGTGGCGACGCCGACGATCATCGAGGACCTCGACGCGTCGGTCAACGACGTGGTGTGGGTCTCCAGCGCCTACATGCTGGCCTACGCCGTCCCCGTGCTGATCACCGGCCGCCTCGGCGACCGCTTCGGCTCCAAGTACCTCTACCTCGCGGGCCTGACCGTCTTCACGCTCGCCTCGCTGTGGTGCGGGCTGACGACCACCGTCGAGGGGCTGATCGTCGCGCGCGTCGTCCAGGGCTTCGGCGCGTCGATGATGACGCCCCAGACCATGGCGATCATCACCCGGATCTTCCCGCCCGCCCAGCGCGGCAGCGCGATGGCGGTCTGGGGGGCCACGGCCGGCGTGGCGATGGTGGTCGGGCCGCTGCTCGGCGGCGTGCTCACCGACGGGCTGGGCTGGGAGTGGATCTTCTTCGTCAACATCCCGGTCGGCCTGGTCGCCTTCGTGATGGCCTGGCGCCTGGTCCCGGCGCTGCCCACCCATGCCCACCGGTTCGACTGGCTGGGCGTCGCGCTCTCGGGCGCGGCCATGTTCCTGCTCTGCTTCGGCATCCAGGAGGGCCATCAGAAGGACTGGGCGCCGTGGATCATCGCCATGATCGCGGGTGGCGCCGTGGTGCTCGTGGCCTTCATCGCCTGGCAGCGGTTCAACCGGGCCGAGCCGCTGGTGCCGCTCGAGCTGTTCCGCGACCGCAACTTCTCGGTCTCCACGGTCGCGATCACCTGCATGGGCGCGATCGCCGCCTCGTTCGGGTTCCCGCTCATGCTCTACGCCCAGGCCGTGCGGGGCTACTCCCCCACCGGCGCCGCCCTGCTGATGCTGCCGATGGCCGTGATGTCGATCCTGCTCGCCCGGCTGGTCGGCCGCCTCTCCGACCAGCAGCACCCCCGCTGGGTCCTCGGCTTCGGCTTCGCGACCAGCCTGGTCGGCTTCCTCGGCCTGATCTGGCGCCTCGAGCCCGGCGTCGCGGTCTGGGAGCTCGCCGTACCCATGGCGCTGATCGGCGTCGGCAACGCCTTCATCTGGGCGCCCACCGCCACCACCGCCAACCGCAACCTCCCGATGCACCAGGCCGGCGCCGGCGCCGGCGTCTACAACGCCACCCGCCAGGTCGGCTCGGTCCTCGGCGCCGCCGCCATCGCCGTCCTCATGGACGCCCGCCTGGCCCACTACCTCCCCGGCGCGGCCGCCCACGGCGAGGCCGGCGCCGCCCAGATCCCCGACCCCCACATCGCCGACCTGTTCAGCAGGGCCATGCAGCAGTCACTGTGGCTGCCCGCCGCGATGTACCTCGTCGGCCTGGTCGCGGTGATGTTCTACGAGCGACCACGGCACGAGGGGTTCGGGCAGGCCGCGGTGCAGGAATAA
- the ilvA gene encoding threonine ammonia-lyase IlvA gives MAPDLPTAADVDRAAGLLGSVIPPTPLQRADRLSALTGYDVWLKREDLTPVRSYKARGAYTVLAGLTEEERSRGVTTASAGNHAQGVAFACARAGVHATIFLPRTTPRQKRDRVAALGGDQVEVVIAGDQYDDAAVAAADFAAASGATAVPAFDHPGIIAGQGTVAAEILTQAAELRWQPDALVLPVGGAGLIAGCLTVLGERLPGVRVLAAEPAGAASLAAALTAGGPVELDAVDPFVDGAAVRRVGDLTYRAVASARADVDLSVVAVPEGLICVEMLDLYQVDGIIAEPAGALAPAALRLPFPGGAGPAGLAPGSRVVVVVSGGNNDVSRYADIVERALVHEGLKHYFLVEFPQEPGALRRFLDDVLGPDDDITLFEYTKRNNRETGPALVGIEMQSPDDLVGLLARMEESRLRVQKVPPDSPLFGFVLS, from the coding sequence TTGGCTCCGGACCTGCCCACCGCGGCGGACGTCGACCGGGCGGCCGGGCTGCTCGGCTCGGTCATCCCGCCGACCCCGCTGCAGCGGGCCGACCGGCTATCGGCGCTGACCGGGTACGACGTCTGGCTCAAGCGCGAGGACCTCACCCCGGTGCGGTCCTACAAGGCCCGCGGCGCCTACACCGTGCTCGCCGGCCTCACCGAGGAGGAGCGCTCCCGCGGCGTGACCACCGCGAGCGCCGGCAACCACGCGCAGGGTGTCGCGTTCGCGTGCGCCCGGGCCGGCGTCCACGCCACGATCTTCCTGCCCCGCACCACCCCGCGGCAGAAGCGGGACCGGGTCGCCGCCCTCGGGGGTGACCAGGTGGAGGTGGTCATCGCCGGCGACCAGTACGACGACGCCGCGGTCGCCGCCGCCGACTTCGCCGCCGCCTCCGGCGCCACCGCCGTCCCCGCCTTCGACCATCCCGGCATCATCGCCGGTCAGGGCACCGTCGCCGCCGAGATCCTCACCCAGGCCGCCGAGCTCCGGTGGCAGCCGGACGCGCTCGTGCTGCCGGTCGGCGGTGCCGGCCTCATCGCCGGCTGCCTCACCGTCCTCGGCGAGCGCCTCCCCGGCGTCCGCGTGCTCGCCGCCGAGCCCGCCGGCGCCGCCTCCCTCGCCGCCGCCCTGACGGCCGGCGGTCCCGTCGAGCTCGACGCCGTCGACCCGTTCGTCGACGGCGCCGCCGTCCGCCGGGTCGGGGACCTGACCTACCGGGCCGTCGCGAGCGCCCGCGCCGACGTCGACCTGTCGGTGGTCGCGGTGCCGGAGGGGCTGATCTGCGTGGAGATGCTCGACCTGTACCAGGTCGACGGCATCATCGCCGAGCCGGCCGGCGCGCTGGCTCCCGCGGCGCTGCGGCTGCCCTTCCCGGGCGGCGCCGGGCCGGCGGGACTCGCACCCGGCAGCCGGGTGGTCGTGGTCGTGTCCGGCGGCAACAACGACGTCTCGCGGTACGCCGACATCGTCGAGCGGGCACTGGTCCACGAGGGGCTCAAGCACTACTTCCTCGTCGAGTTCCCGCAGGAGCCGGGCGCGCTGCGGCGCTTCCTCGACGACGTCCTCGGTCCCGATGACGACATCACGCTCTTCGAGTACACCAAGCGCAACAACCGCGAGACCGGTCCGGCCCTGGTCGGCATCGAGATGCAGTCGCCTGACGACCTCGTGGGCCTGCTGGCCCGGATGGAGGAGTCGCGGCTGCGGGTGCAGAAGGTGCCGCCGGACAGTCCGCTGTTCGGGTTCGTGCTGTCCTGA
- the fbaA gene encoding class II fructose-bisphosphate aldolase, giving the protein MPIATPEKYAEMLDAAKAGSFAFPAINVTSSQTLNAALKGFADAGSDGILQVSTGGAEYLSGPSVKDMVTGSVAFAAYAVEVAKNYPVNIALHTDHCPKDKLDGFVRPLLALSAERVARGEAPLFQSHMWDGSAVPLDENLLIAEELLAKAAAAKVILEIEVGVVGGEEDGIVGAIDEKLYTTPEDALATVRALGVGEKGRYLTALTFGNVHGVYKPGNVQLRPEILRDAQAAVVAELGLADGSRPFDLVFHGGSGSTAEEIAAAVDYGVVKMNVDTDTQYAFTRPAADHMFRNYDGVLKIDGEVGDKKAYDPRAWGKAAEAGMAARVVEAAENLRSAGKSVG; this is encoded by the coding sequence ATGCCTATCGCCACCCCTGAGAAGTACGCCGAGATGCTCGACGCCGCGAAGGCCGGCTCGTTCGCCTTCCCGGCCATCAACGTCACCTCCTCCCAGACGCTCAACGCGGCGCTCAAGGGCTTCGCGGACGCCGGCTCCGACGGCATCCTGCAGGTCTCCACCGGTGGCGCGGAGTACCTCTCCGGACCGTCGGTCAAGGACATGGTCACCGGCTCGGTCGCCTTCGCGGCGTACGCCGTAGAGGTCGCCAAGAACTACCCGGTCAACATCGCGCTGCACACCGACCACTGCCCCAAGGACAAGCTCGACGGCTTCGTCCGGCCGTTGCTCGCCCTCTCCGCCGAGCGGGTCGCCCGCGGCGAGGCGCCGCTGTTCCAGTCGCACATGTGGGACGGGTCGGCCGTCCCCCTCGACGAGAACCTGCTCATCGCCGAGGAGCTGCTCGCCAAGGCCGCCGCGGCCAAGGTGATCCTCGAGATCGAGGTCGGCGTCGTCGGCGGCGAGGAGGACGGCATCGTCGGCGCGATCGACGAGAAGCTCTACACCACCCCCGAGGACGCGCTGGCGACCGTGCGCGCGCTCGGCGTCGGGGAGAAGGGGCGCTATCTCACCGCGCTGACCTTCGGCAACGTGCACGGCGTCTACAAGCCCGGCAACGTCCAGCTGCGTCCCGAGATCCTGCGCGACGCGCAGGCCGCTGTCGTGGCCGAGCTCGGTCTCGCCGACGGCTCCCGTCCCTTCGACCTGGTCTTCCACGGCGGCTCCGGCTCGACCGCCGAGGAGATCGCCGCCGCCGTCGACTACGGCGTGGTGAAGATGAACGTCGACACCGACACCCAGTACGCCTTCACCCGACCGGCCGCCGACCACATGTTCCGCAACTACGACGGCGTCCTCAAGATCGACGGCGAGGTCGGCGACAAGAAGGCCTACGACCCGCGCGCCTGGGGCAAGGCCGCCGAGGCCGGCATGGCCGCCCGCGTCGTCGAGGCCGCCGAGAACCTGCGCTCGGCCGGCAAGTCCGTCGGCTGA
- a CDS encoding SigE family RNA polymerase sigma factor, with translation MRRAEREAAYVEFATTRRDQLRRIAYGMCGDWHRADDLVQTALVRLYVAWPRVSRSGTEEAYVRKILLNAAIDESRRAVRREVPTETLPELAAATGLDVEERDSLVAALQTLPAQQRATVLLRHWLGLPVAEVAAELGISEGTVKSHTSRGISALRARLSAAGA, from the coding sequence ATGCGGCGCGCCGAGCGCGAGGCGGCGTACGTCGAGTTCGCCACCACCCGCCGCGACCAGCTGCGCCGGATCGCCTACGGCATGTGCGGCGACTGGCACCGCGCCGACGACCTGGTGCAGACCGCCCTGGTCCGGCTGTACGTCGCCTGGCCGCGGGTCTCCCGCAGCGGCACCGAGGAGGCCTACGTCCGCAAGATCCTGCTGAACGCCGCGATCGACGAGTCGCGGCGCGCGGTCCGCCGCGAGGTGCCGACCGAGACCCTCCCCGAGCTCGCCGCGGCGACCGGCCTCGACGTCGAGGAGCGCGACTCCCTGGTCGCCGCGCTGCAGACACTGCCCGCCCAGCAGCGGGCCACGGTGCTGCTGCGGCACTGGCTGGGCCTGCCGGTCGCCGAGGTCGCGGCCGAGCTCGGGATCTCCGAGGGGACGGTGAAGAGCCACACGTCGCGCGGGATCAGCGCGCTGCGGGCGAGGTTGTCCGCCGCCGGCGCGTGA